One region of Oncorhynchus mykiss isolate Arlee chromosome 8, USDA_OmykA_1.1, whole genome shotgun sequence genomic DNA includes:
- the LOC100136058 gene encoding inhibitor of nuclear factor kappa B alpha — MDVYRVSNDNQMDYNVDERVSKLGKMIPSQEDRFDSGLDSLKDDEYGNLVKELEDLRVAPVEVKSNSCSNEPWRKTVTEDRDTFLHLAIIHEATEHAEQMIKLSHNDDLFLDAQNNQRQTALHLAVITEQPHLVERLLKAGCDPRIADDSGNTALHIACKKGSLISFSVITQNCPRHLRSILTFPNYSGHNCLHLASINGYLSMVESLVQLGADINAQEHCSGRTALHLAVDLQNPSLVHRLLSMGADVNSVTYGGYTPFHLTYGRQNAEIRHQLYEKTAQELRELPESESEESEEECLSGDEQMYDDITFGQN, encoded by the exons ATGGATGTTTATAGAGTTTCAAACGACAACCAAATGGATTATAACGTCGATGAACGGGTATCGAAACTTGGCAAAATGATACCTAGCCAAGAAGACCGTTTTGATAGCGGTCTGGATTCGCTAAAAGATGATGAATATGGTAACCTTGTGAAGGAGCTGGAGGACTTGAGAGTGGCCCCCGTCGAAGTCAAGTCAAACTCCTGCAGTAATGAACCCTGGAGGAAAACAGTGACCGAGGACAGAGACAC GTTTCTCCACCTGGCCATTATTCATGAAGCCACAGAACATGCTGAGCAGATGATCAAACTGTCACACAATGATGATCTATTCCTGGATGCACAGAACAATCAGAGACAG ACGGCGCTCCACCTGGCAGTGATCACAGAACAGCCCCATCTGGTAGAGAGGCTACTAAAGGCTGGGTGTGACCCGCGGATAGCAGACGACAGTGGGAACACCGCTCTCCACATCGCCTGTAAGAAGGGCTCTCTCATCTCCTTCAGTGTGATCACCCAGAACTGCCCCCGCCACCTCCGCTCCATCCTCACCTTCCCCAACTACAGCGGACACAACTGCCTCCACCTCGCCTCCATTAACGGATACCTCTCCATGGTGGAGAGTCTGGTTCAGCTTGGTGCCGACATCAATGCACAG GAACATTGTAGCGGTCGTACAGCGCTTCACCTGGCTGTGGACCTCCAGAACCCATCCCTGGTCCACCGGCTCCTCTCCATGGGGGCAGACGTCAACAGTGTGACGTACGGGGGCTACACGCCTTTCCACCTGACCTACGGGCGTCAGAACGCTGAGATCCGCCACCAGCTGTACGAGAAGACGGCCCAGGAACTCAGAGAGCTGCCTGAGAGCGAAtcagaggagagtgaggaggagtgCCTGTCTGGTGATGAACAG ATGTACGATGACATTACATTTGGTCAGAATTGA